The window TGGCATGGGAGGTAAACACTCTAGTTAATgaataatttactaatttaattaaatctctgatttaattctattaaaaattttagaactcttcagaaaattttaaaagaataaaagatcATCGACAGAGATTCATGTCTAAGCTTAAGGGTACCTCAAATCTAATAAAGTATCCTNNNNNNNNNNNNNNNNNNNNNNNNNNNNNNNNNNNNNNNNNNNNNNNNNNNNNNNNNNNNNNNNNNNNNNNNNNNNNNNNNNNNNNNNNNNNNNNNNNNNTTTgaatgattgagtgacacaatcttgtatgatttaacataacttgcttcataactgtgagagagttctagcgaattaggttcacttagtagacgctacagttagcttccattaaaacgacactgttaattgagaatgaagacttttcaagggtcttaggagctttttggagttatgtgttaggattgacaaccatAATCTtttaatcaacgtttgtatcgcatgagcataagctaggtgactcgtcctatcaaagtaataactgtgttagggtattgtagtttggaatttgtataaccataactgtgaacgcatatccctggaattcccttatctctatattttatctcatGATTTATTTGCATCTAGTTGTTATTTGCCTTCCATtggtttctgttttcaaaaagttttcaaaaccttccgtttctccagatagtaattgagtcttagtagaagatagacagtccgtgtttgccttccccgttttcgatatcccggtactgacctttggATATACTATTTCTATTCTGTGTACTTCCAAGTATtaatagtgctaaaaaatagtgcatcaccCATCCTCAGGTAGACTTGCCCAAGGTTTAccaaaccggcggttaaccgcgaaaccgtaaccggctcgaaaccgtaaccgccggttacggtttcgaACCGAAACTGTGAGAAATATCTCGAACTGAAACCGTAAATTTTAGAACCGTGGTTTAGTTCAGGTTCCACatttttcgaaccgaaaccgcgaCCGAACAGCCGGTTAACCGGCAGTTTCACGGTTCCATGTGATGAAATTATTCTCAAACAATTTTGAATctaataactaattaagttaaaattttaaaattcacatCTAAGATTTACGGCAATCACGAgtaatattgatttgattttgaccAGAATTAAGAAGGAAACATGATTTAGTTAATCAAGCTTAATTAAACTAATGCAATCTCACATGGTTtgttaatactataaattagatGAGCACATTTTTTTACGTATGGATATTCTCATATGCAgtcttcaaaattaattaatgaatatggACATGGcataatatgataattttatatttgtatggATGAGTTCAGTTATCAGATGAACCACCGTTTGGTTTGTCTCCACTTGTTGGATGATTAATTTTCtgatattttattgttgtGCAGATTAACTATCCTTTCGAGAAGGGTCCTCTAAGGGTGTCCACTATAGGCGAGCCACGGCCGGGCCACGGGAGAGCCGcgagccgcggctccctaTAGTGAGGGGGTGGGCAGCCGCGGGGGGGTGGACGTGGGCGCGCCACGATCGGGCGCGGCCGCGGCCCTCCTATAGCATTGGCCacgagccgcggctccccctatttccgatttttttttaaattttcgaatttttttttatatatacctaaaattcatatcttatttttactctACTCTCACACACAATTTACCTTATTCccttcaatttgaatttttgtgaaATGCAAGGCGGAGACGATCCCGGTTATGGAGATTCGGGACAGGGGAGCTTTCCACCCCCCCAACGCTGGAGATCGAGTCCCACCCCTCCTCCATCCCAGATGTGGAGTCCGCCATCGCCGGCGCCGTGGCTACAAACACCCCAAAACCGGGGTCAGTCCTCGGCCTATCAGCAGAGATATGCGGGTCGTACCCAACCGGGGACGGGCGACTATCGACCCAACATGGACGCGATTAACTTCCCGTCCCAATTTCAATCCTCCCCATTTCAGAGCAGTCAATCTCCGCTTGATGAATCTGATAGATTCACATGGGAACAATTGATGGGGTCGCCTGATACCCCGACGCCGACGCCCGGTCGTGTAGAGACGGGGAGAGGAGGCGGTGGAAGaagcggcggtggcggcggtaACCGAAGTGGCGGCGGTAACGGCGGGCGTGGCGGAGGATCCGCGCGAggtggcggcgacggcgacggcgggCAAGGCGGCGGCCGCGGTGGTCGCGGACAAGGCGATGGCGGCGGCGGGCAGGAAGGCGGCGACGGTGGTCGACGAGGGTTTCTGTACACAGACGCCGAGTCCATTGCTATTGCTAGGGCATGGGACGCGGTGACGACAGATGCCATAGTTGGCACGGATCAGACCGACTTATGCTTCTGGCGGAAAGTCTTGGTGGTGTACAATGAATTCAAACCGTCGGGGAGCGTCGACCGTACACCCGATTAGATTCGGAAGAAGTTCGGCAGGATCACTACAGCTCTTCGGAAGTTCATTGGTATATACGAGAACCAACTGCGCACTGCTGAGAGTGGCCGCAGCGAAGCCGACATAAAATCCCTGTCGATGCAGTTGTTCAATGTGCAAGTAGGCAAGAAGTTTACCTACTAGCCAGAATTCCTCGTTCTGCGGGACTCCCCAAAATTCAGAGCCATCTGCGAAAACGCGTCTGATACTGGGTCAAGCCGTACAAGACGGGGTAGGGGCGGCAACTGCAGCAGTAGTAGCGGCGGTTCAAGGGCCTTCGACCTCAACTACGAGGTCATGGAGGAGCTCCCCCCCCCCCCGTCACTATCCCGGCGTCCACGGCCCCTGGGTCAACAGTCCGCAATCCGAGCCGCTAGATCCACCTCCGCCGCTGCCTCCCAACACTCTGCTGCGGGCCCGTCTGCACCTGCCCCCGGATCGGCCCGAGCGGCGTTGCAAAACACCCTAGCGGTGCAGATGATAAAGGAACTCAAGGACACTCTGGCCTTGTATGAGAAGTCGACCGACCCGACTACCAAGATGATGTACTACGACCTTATAGTGAGGCTGAGGTCATTGTTGGGGTGGGAGGacacggcggcggcggcgacgggaCCTTAGagcggtggcggtggtggtgacGGTGATGGCGGTGGCGGTGACGATGCAACGGGTGAAGATGAAGTGGCGGATTCTGATGATGAGACCGAGTAGTCGGTGATGGcggtgtttttttatgtttttgtttgcgTGTTCCAAAAcaattttcgttgtataattttaccccgttctataatacaacgaagatttggttttcgatttacttttcattaaattatgcattttatttaattattgtagtctaacaatttttatcgtagtataattaaaatataaacaaaatggaaaaaatatattttttggtggCTTGGCCATGTCCACTATAGTGGGAAACATGGGCATTGGTGGCCCGGCCACGATTTTGTGGCCTGGCCACACTTGGTGGCTTGGCCCAACCAACTATAGTGGACACACTAAGTCCTCGCTTTCATGGAGAACATGCTTTACGACGTTATTCAACTGGAGAGGAACGTTGCATTGCTTGTAAACTATGTGAAGCTGTAAGGATCTGATTTTGTACTCTGCTTTTGCCTTAGGTAGTTaggttatattgctaactgctgcagtaaaaaatcaaatgctTTATTATATGCTGCTTTTTTATTACCCTTTAGATGCTCCAATGGGTTTGTCTACATGCATTTTATCATTCAAACTACATCATAATTTTGCTGAACTACTTCGTTAAGGCATAGAAATCTCTCTTGGGATGGGTATACTTTTGCTTGTCTGTGTCCAGCAAGCTCTACTTAATGCCcttttttatcttcctttacAGATCTGCCCTGCTCAAGCAATCACCATTGAAGCCGAGGCGCGTGAAGATGGGAGCAGAAGGACAACTAGGTTATTGAGTTCACCTCGAATCACTTTATCAGGAATTTAGCTCCTTTATCCATATACTATCTTCTTAACTAGTATAATGACAGGTATGACATTGACATGACCAAGTGCATATACTGTGGTTTCGATGCCATTGTTGAAGGACCCAACTTTGAATTCGCTACTGAGACTCACGAGGTTGCTACCAATATCTGCACCTATGctatattagtagtatgtCAACTGAGGAAATGTATGCACTAACTTCAAATTTTGTACGTCCTAGGAACTTCTCTACGACATGGAGAAGCTGCTAGAAAATGGTGACCGGTGGGAAACTGAGATTGCGGAGCCTATACCGTTGAGGAGTGGATTGGCCTCACCACCTGCAAAACAATGTGGAGTTTGATCTCTTAATTTCTGAAATGTTTAAATAAAgggataattttgtttatgctCCCCCTTGTAGCCTGATTCTTTTTCACGAGAAAGGCAAGGAAACATAGTATTGATGCAGTTGCTATTTTTGCTTCAGATATCACATTTGCTATATTGCTTCTCTCTACACTTTCTTATTTGGACAACAAACTTCGACTCGTGTTATTATATCCTTTGTTGGATGACTATTGTAGATGAAGCTTAGGCTGATttgtttttatgattttagcaATTTGGATGACTTTTGTAGATGAAGCTTaggttgatttttttttatgattatagcAATCGAAAATTAACAAGTACTATTACTGTCTGTGTTATggatttataattaaagattGTGAGCTACAGAATATCAAAGGATGTGATTAGGACTTTATGAGCTAGAGAAGTCCTACTTAGTCAAATTAGTAAATCAAGATATATAGATGATGGGCaaaattatgaacaatattAGTACTGCGAATAACTGTTTACAttgtttttttacataaaatattactccctccatcccaaaaaaaaaaaatgaataaagacAATTAATGTACAAAACTCTCTAAAAACTGAAAATGctagaagaaaatattttaacagaaattcattgaaaataatgtattatttaaaaaaggcttatatatatatatgtaactaATTGCAGTGTAAAACAAGCCCATTAATCACCAACGGCGTGAGGTGAATCGGTtacattttttacatttccCTATTTGTAACCCATTTTCGCCTATCCTCTCTTCACCTTTGTTTTGCGGAGGCGCTACCGCCGATTCGCCGGTAATCAGTGGCGGGAGAATCCATTGCACCACTGCCTATTCGCCGGTAATCAATGGCGGAAGAATTCGTGCTAGGCCATCTCCCAGGAGAAAGGAATCGACCACGATGAGCTCGTCAACGTCATCAAAAGTCTCAACGGGTGGTCTCGCTATTGCTGTGGTCAGATTCCTCCTCTCTTCTGCtgccttcttcttctcttaattacagtttttttaaatactatattttttcttatgtaTTGAAGTTGCAACTTCAGTGTGTAGTGTATTAGATGAGCCGAGTTAAGTTGATCTAGCAGCAATCCAGCTGTTTTATCAGTTGAAATGAAGTTTGAATTATGGATGGATTTGATACCTTAGACTACTTCAGTAATATAATGTATTTGCATAGTTTATAGGAATTGATAtctagtaaaaaaaataaactaaagcaaaatatgtaaactgaaataaaaacagATTATCAAATTCTGATCTTGTCTcttttaaattctaatttggTTGTTTCGTCAGATCTTTAGAGAGATGTTTCatctgaaaatgaaaatttagatTTCTTATAATGTCACTAATATAGTTGATCTGGTAGTATGAAATATGCTATTGTGTTAATAGAATTTGGAGATATTGAtgctatattttttctatttattgtgTTTAACTTTGTCTCCTCTCACTCCGTTTGTCAGGTGGAATTAACGAAGCAGAACCTGATTAGTGCATATCCTGCTATAGACTTAAAATCGAAGTTGCTGTTTAAGGTCACCCAAGTCTGTGCCGCAGATGAAGATGAGCAGAAAAATCTCTGCTTATGCGACTGATCTGAATCGTAGAAGACAGATTGCTTCTCCTGAAATCAGTTATTATGTTCGACCACTCTGTTCGGATTTCCACCGTTCCAGTGGCAATGATCAACTCTTTTCATCTGAGCCGCCAAGATTAGATTTCAGTTATGTTAGAGAACTAGATGATGCTATTCACTTGTTTCAGCAAATGATGAGAATGCATCCACAGCCTTCTGTTTGCATGTATAACAATCTGTTGAGTGTTATTGCAAAAATGAAGCAGTATCCCTTTGCCCTCTACGTGTTTGATGAAATGCGTCGAATAGGTGTCCCTGTGAATAGCTACACGATGAATATTACGATTAACTGTTATTGCCTTCAGAAATGTGTGAGTTTTGGTTTCTCTGTAATGGGCATCTTCTTCAAGAGCGGTTACGAACCGGATGCCACAACTTTCAACACACTTATTAGAGGGCTGGTTTTAGATAATAAAGTCTCTGATGCCATGAAATTGTTTGAAAAGATATTGAATTGTAGAATGCACGAGCCTGATGATATAACGATTTTGACTGTCATAGATGGGCTTTGCAAATCTGGGCATGTTCTCCTTGCCCATGATTTGCTTCGTATACTAGAAGAGAAAACAGGATTGAGACCCAATGTTAGGGCATATAATGCAATACTTGATAGCTTATGCAAGTGTGGAATGGTCAATGATGCTTTGCAGCTCCTGTCCAAGATGGTAGGAAATGGTGTTACACCTACTATATTCTCGTATAATTCAATGATTCAGGGCTTGTGTGACACTGGTAGACTGCAGGATGTTCAAGACTTGTTGAATCAAATGGCTGATTCTGATATCTCTTTGGATGTCATTacttttagtatattaatCCATGCATTTTGCAAACAAGGGAAGGTGAGAGAGGCCGAGGCTTTGTTGGAAACTATGCAGCAACATAATATTTTTCCTGATGTTGTTGCTTATAGTACCCTAATAGATGGTTACTGTTTGCGAGGGCAGATTGATAAAGCAAAACAATTATTTGATTCTCTAGCAGACAGGGACCTCAAGCCAGATATTGTGTGCTATAACAGCTTAATAAATGGATTTTGCAAAAAGGGGAGAGTGGATGAAGCTGGGCTTCTTTTCCTTGAAGTTTCTCGTAAAGGTT is drawn from Salvia hispanica cultivar TCC Black 2014 chromosome 6, UniMelb_Shisp_WGS_1.0, whole genome shotgun sequence and contains these coding sequences:
- the LOC125194662 gene encoding NADH-ubiquinone oxidoreductase subunit 8-like — protein: MSTGRMEPSGKKEYGAQCHRKNPGEKVPGFLGQKRGPGPGPTVPPAPGPAPGEGKRRTPALAPRPRAPSGSRSWINYPFEKGPLRVPRFHGEHALRRYSTGEERCIACKLCEAICPAQAITIEAEAREDGSRRTTRYDIDMTKCIYCGFDAIVEGPNFEFATETHEELLYDMEKLLENGDRWETEIAEPIPLRSGLASPPAKQCGV
- the LOC125197439 gene encoding pentatricopeptide repeat-containing protein At1g63330-like — protein: MKMSRKISAYATDLNRRRQIASPEISYYVRPLCSDFHRSSGNDQLFSSEPPRLDFSYVRELDDAIHLFQQMMRMHPQPSVCMYNNLLSVIAKMKQYPFALYVFDEMRRIGVPVNSYTMNITINCYCLQKCVSFGFSVMGIFFKSGYEPDATTFNTLIRGLVLDNKVSDAMKLFEKILNCRMHEPDDITILTVIDGLCKSGHVLLAHDLLRILEEKTGLRPNVRAYNAILDSLCKCGMVNDALQLLSKMVGNGVTPTIFSYNSMIQGLCDTGRLQDVQDLLNQMADSDISLDVITFSILIHAFCKQGKVREAEALLETMQQHNIFPDVVAYSTLIDGYCLRGQIDKAKQLFDSLADRDLKPDIVCYNSLINGFCKKGRVDEAGLLFLEVSRKGLKHNTFTYSTMIHGLFSNDRFTDGWKLFKDMKDHLASPNLITYNILLHGLCRNGEIDEAFSLLRMIEANGITPDTASYATLINGLCMHGELDIARNLFDQLKPHIKFYNSLIRGYCKKGRVDEAWFLFLEVPFVGLEQNTHTYNAMIHGFLSKDRFVDAWKLFKDMEARRVRPNIFTYNILLDGLCRNGEIDEAVSLVHKIGERGFDPDLVSYGTLINGLCKNGKCDAAIDLLNQLNSTGPQPDVRMYTMIIGSLCQKGSMEEAKRLLVEMENRGFAPDSVTHNVIIHGLLKKN